The following are from one region of the Streptomyces decoyicus genome:
- a CDS encoding Lrp/AsnC family transcriptional regulator: MACRPCRIPARTVARRYARLVDEGAMRVICEIEWSLLAEGLPATVWIGTAPGRAPEVARALAARADTPFVALASGAADVFCMLHGPTRADTTRALTTELPAVPGARTLRTEWMLRRLTSTSAWRLPRLTSGQIDALAGQNTVQYSAHPRDTPLTGLERDTVAVLRHDARMPFSTLARTLDITESRARRTVAALLESGLLRPRVEVDPRDIGYAVEVVLSIGCRPGAVRRLAASLADHPATRFLALTAAASVFTYGGVFRDESTSPTSSPAVSRAARKSPPWNAPCRWKCSSGTGRPAPESRGAGAQDRGGGASAGAGARAR; this comes from the coding sequence ATGGCGTGCCGTCCGTGCCGCATTCCGGCCCGCACCGTCGCCCGCCGCTACGCCCGCCTCGTCGACGAGGGGGCGATGCGGGTGATCTGCGAAATCGAGTGGTCGCTGCTGGCCGAAGGCCTGCCCGCCACCGTGTGGATCGGCACCGCCCCCGGGCGGGCCCCCGAGGTGGCACGAGCCCTCGCCGCGCGCGCCGACACCCCCTTCGTGGCGCTCGCGTCCGGAGCGGCAGACGTCTTCTGCATGCTGCACGGCCCCACCCGGGCCGACACGACCCGGGCCCTCACCACCGAACTGCCCGCGGTGCCGGGGGCCCGCACTCTGCGCACCGAGTGGATGCTGCGCCGGCTCACCAGCACTTCGGCCTGGCGACTACCTCGCCTGACGTCCGGTCAAATCGACGCGCTCGCCGGGCAGAACACCGTCCAGTATTCCGCCCACCCGCGCGACACCCCGCTGACCGGCCTGGAACGCGACACCGTCGCCGTCCTGCGCCACGACGCCCGGATGCCCTTCTCCACCCTTGCCCGCACCCTCGACATCACCGAGTCCCGCGCCCGCCGCACCGTCGCCGCCTTGCTCGAATCCGGCCTGTTGCGTCCCCGCGTCGAGGTCGACCCACGGGACATCGGCTACGCGGTCGAGGTGGTGCTGAGCATCGGCTGTCGCCCCGGGGCCGTACGGCGCCTCGCCGCCTCCCTCGCGGATCACCCGGCGACGCGGTTCCTCGCCCTCACGGCAGCCGCTTCGGTTTTCACCTACGGAGGTGTCTTTCGCGACGAGAGCACCTCGCCGACTTCCTCACCGGCGGTTTCGAGGGCAGCGAGGAAGTCACCTCCCTGGAATGCTCCCTGCAGATGGAAGTGTTCAAGCGGTACTGGACGGCCCGCCCCTGAGTCCCGTGGAGCCGGTGCCCAGGACCGCGGTGGGGGAGCGTCGGCCGGTGCGGGGGCCAGAGCACGGTGA
- the def gene encoding peptide deformylase yields the protein MTVGFGDTSQDRRVRVLGHPVASYPRLAPEVERGSVRRITVAGEEILRRRCRQVTQFGTPELSRLVDDMFATNQVAEGAGLAANQVGVDLQLFVWDITDDWGVRHVGHIANPVLAEVPAEQRRLVEEPEGCLSVPGPYRVVPRLDRAVVRGRDKNGEPLVIEGRGYFARCLQHETDHLHGRLYLDRLAQRERKAALREMAESKEEKFARRAALAKKLGK from the coding sequence ATGACGGTCGGGTTCGGTGACACCTCGCAGGACCGCCGGGTGCGCGTGCTGGGACACCCCGTCGCTTCCTATCCGCGGCTCGCGCCGGAGGTGGAACGGGGTTCGGTGCGCCGCATCACCGTCGCCGGGGAGGAAATCCTGCGACGCCGGTGCCGGCAGGTCACACAGTTCGGCACACCGGAGCTGTCGCGGCTGGTGGACGACATGTTCGCCACGAACCAGGTGGCGGAAGGCGCGGGGCTGGCCGCCAATCAGGTCGGCGTGGATCTGCAGTTGTTCGTGTGGGACATCACGGACGACTGGGGGGTGCGTCATGTCGGGCACATCGCCAACCCCGTCCTGGCGGAGGTGCCGGCCGAGCAGCGCAGGCTGGTCGAAGAACCCGAAGGGTGCCTGTCCGTTCCCGGCCCCTACCGGGTGGTGCCCCGTCTCGACCGTGCCGTCGTACGAGGCCGTGACAAGAACGGCGAGCCACTGGTGATCGAGGGCAGGGGGTACTTCGCACGGTGCCTACAGCACGAGACGGATCACCTTCACGGTCGCCTGTATCTGGACCGGCTTGCCCAGCGGGAGCGGAAGGCGGCCCTTCGCGAGATGGCCGAGTCCAAGGAAGAGAAGTTCGCCCGCCGTGCCGCCCTGGCCAAGAAACTGGGCAAGTAA
- a CDS encoding helix-turn-helix transcriptional regulator encodes MHTTEHQSEPRISVVVRAPDPISLAGVTSQLSQQRGVRVVEGGGEFRAPVAVVVTATMDDSTIAQLRRLVRIDGARVVLVADQIREAELLAVIECGVGAILWRHQATPRRLYRAVLAASRGEGDLPSDLLARLLHQVGQLQRSADDRPGTLAGLAPREVDVIRLIAEGLDTAEIASKLSYSERTVKNVLHGMTTRLHLRNRAHAVAYALREGHI; translated from the coding sequence ATGCACACGACCGAGCACCAGAGCGAACCGAGGATATCCGTCGTCGTCCGCGCGCCGGACCCGATCTCCCTGGCGGGCGTGACCAGCCAGCTCAGCCAGCAACGGGGAGTGCGGGTGGTGGAGGGCGGCGGGGAGTTCCGGGCCCCGGTGGCCGTTGTTGTCACCGCAACGATGGACGACTCCACGATCGCTCAGCTGCGCCGTCTCGTCCGGATCGACGGGGCACGGGTCGTGCTGGTGGCGGACCAGATCCGGGAGGCCGAGCTGCTCGCCGTCATCGAGTGCGGCGTCGGAGCGATCCTCTGGCGCCACCAGGCCACCCCGCGCCGGCTGTACCGGGCCGTGCTGGCGGCCTCCCGCGGGGAAGGGGACTTACCCTCGGATCTGCTCGCCCGGCTGCTCCATCAGGTCGGACAGCTCCAGCGCAGCGCCGACGACCGGCCCGGCACGCTGGCAGGGCTGGCGCCGCGCGAGGTCGACGTCATCCGTCTGATTGCCGAAGGCCTGGACACCGCGGAGATCGCAAGCAAGCTCTCGTACTCCGAACGCACGGTCAAGAACGTGCTGCACGGCATGACCACCCGGCTCCACCTGCGCAACCGCGCCCACGCCGTCGCCTATGCGCTACGGGAGGGCCACATCTGA